In the Haloferula helveola genome, one interval contains:
- a CDS encoding sulfotransferase, which yields MSRPTDRQVKRAPARTPPGHSRLTPAKAAKHGPSVRLFGRRFPRKKHKVFVIGRNKTGTTSMAAALRELGYLVGKQEEAELLIDDWGRGDFSRIIDHCRTADAFQDIPFALPGTYEAVDAAFPGSKFILTVRKDAQTWYDSLTRFHTGIVGKDRLPTPDDLKEFGYREPGWIWKTHRLVYGIDESTLYDPRIYMEHYENYNRTVQDYFAGRPDDFLTLNVGDADAVQRLCEFLGTRKKLASMPRLNKS from the coding sequence ATGTCGCGCCCAACGGATCGGCAGGTCAAGCGCGCACCGGCCCGCACGCCGCCGGGCCATTCCCGGTTGACACCCGCCAAGGCCGCCAAGCACGGTCCGTCCGTGAGGCTGTTCGGGCGAAGATTTCCGCGGAAGAAGCACAAGGTTTTCGTCATCGGACGGAACAAGACCGGGACCACATCGATGGCCGCGGCTCTCCGCGAACTCGGCTACCTCGTCGGCAAGCAGGAGGAGGCCGAGCTCCTCATCGACGATTGGGGCCGGGGCGACTTCTCGCGGATCATCGACCACTGCCGCACCGCGGATGCCTTCCAGGACATCCCGTTCGCCCTCCCGGGCACCTACGAGGCCGTCGATGCCGCCTTTCCCGGCTCGAAATTCATCCTCACGGTCCGCAAGGACGCGCAAACCTGGTACGACAGCCTGACGCGCTTTCACACGGGAATCGTTGGCAAGGACCGGCTGCCGACACCCGACGATCTCAAGGAGTTCGGCTACCGGGAGCCCGGTTGGATCTGGAAAACCCACCGGTTGGTTTACGGGATCGACGAGTCGACCCTCTACGATCCCAGGATCTACATGGAGCACTACGAGAACTACAACCGCACCGTGCAGGACTACTTCGCCGGGCGACCCGACGACTTTCTCACCCTCAATGTCGGCGATGCCGATGCGGTCCAGCGCCTCTGCGAATTCCTCGGAACGCGCAAGAAACTGGCGTCGATGCCCCGCCTCAACAAAAGCTGA
- a CDS encoding ATP-dependent zinc protease has product MTSKSQASTFLAILLCLFVGGLGLTRGQDAVTKEKPAGEATPAEDAKLADKPDAKEAEKPADAPKPGDDKPAEPEMEPEEDDPKKLEKEEEAAAIALPVSPDPVQIYGWKEWVFLNDGKADMKMAAKFDTGAYTSSIHAEEKKLFERDGKKWVRFVVTDPSEKDFPRIRVEAPLVRIARVKEPGGNSEEREVVRLAFRVGDRKLKADFTLSNRSNMLNPMLIGRTTIRELGWVDPSRAFIADKKLMR; this is encoded by the coding sequence GTGACCAGCAAATCCCAGGCCTCTACGTTCCTAGCGATCCTGCTCTGTCTCTTCGTGGGCGGGCTTGGACTAACCCGCGGACAGGACGCTGTCACGAAAGAGAAGCCCGCCGGTGAGGCGACGCCTGCCGAGGACGCCAAACTGGCCGACAAGCCGGATGCGAAGGAAGCTGAGAAACCGGCCGATGCTCCGAAGCCCGGAGATGACAAACCGGCTGAGCCGGAAATGGAGCCGGAGGAGGACGATCCGAAGAAGCTTGAGAAGGAGGAAGAGGCCGCCGCCATCGCACTGCCGGTATCGCCCGATCCGGTGCAGATCTACGGTTGGAAGGAGTGGGTGTTCCTCAATGACGGTAAGGCCGACATGAAGATGGCCGCCAAGTTCGACACGGGCGCCTACACCAGTTCGATCCATGCCGAGGAGAAGAAGCTCTTCGAGCGCGATGGCAAGAAGTGGGTGCGCTTCGTGGTGACCGATCCTTCGGAGAAAGACTTCCCGCGCATCCGTGTCGAGGCGCCGCTGGTGCGCATCGCTCGCGTCAAGGAACCCGGTGGCAATTCGGAGGAACGCGAGGTCGTCCGTCTGGCGTTCCGTGTCGGCGACCGCAAATTGAAGGCAGACTTCACCCTTAGCAACCGCAGCAACATGCTCAACCCGATGCTCATCGGACGCACCACGATCCGGGAACTCGGATGGGTGGACCCCAGCCGCGCGTTCATCGCCGACAAAAAGCTCATGCGCTGA
- a CDS encoding efflux RND transporter periplasmic adaptor subunit produces the protein MVIRFILPIVILGIGALAALWLGQKVEPPKPEHVPPQKLKTEIVELTPTDYTVMLDSQGVVRAHHETPLTAAVNGTISAIHSSFEDGAYFEKDDVLAELDPADFMAQVESAKSSLARAEAALAQEEARAKQARLNWEDLGYTDEPSDLVLRVPQLKEARANVDAAKASLDQAERDLERTKIRAPFNGRVRDRLVGLGQAVGGSTPLGNLFAIDYAEVRLPLTPEQLSFITLPSRPGDPAVPVTLTDALGSRDPDEPATQWPASIVRTEGALDDSSRELFAIARIDDPFGLESNRPPLRIGQPVRASIEGKTLDDVFVLPRQALRDINRIYLVDRDEPAIIRTTIEPIWSTAEVIVVKEGLKAGQWLSTTRLPYAPDGAPVQVVESTSAATAESETPES, from the coding sequence ATGGTCATTCGCTTCATTCTACCCATTGTCATCCTTGGCATTGGTGCCTTGGCGGCTCTCTGGCTTGGCCAGAAAGTCGAGCCGCCCAAGCCGGAACATGTACCGCCCCAGAAGCTGAAGACCGAGATCGTCGAGCTGACTCCCACCGACTACACGGTGATGCTCGATTCCCAAGGCGTCGTTCGCGCTCACCACGAAACCCCTCTCACCGCTGCGGTCAACGGCACCATCAGCGCCATCCATTCATCCTTCGAAGACGGCGCCTATTTCGAGAAGGACGATGTGCTTGCCGAACTCGACCCGGCCGACTTCATGGCCCAGGTCGAGTCAGCAAAGTCGAGTTTGGCACGGGCCGAAGCCGCCCTCGCCCAGGAAGAGGCACGGGCGAAGCAGGCCCGGCTCAATTGGGAGGATCTCGGCTACACCGATGAACCCTCTGACCTCGTCCTCCGCGTACCCCAGCTCAAAGAGGCTCGCGCGAATGTGGACGCGGCCAAGGCATCCCTCGATCAAGCCGAGCGCGACCTCGAGCGGACCAAGATCCGAGCCCCGTTCAACGGCCGCGTGCGGGACCGGCTGGTGGGTCTCGGCCAGGCCGTTGGCGGCTCGACCCCTCTTGGCAACCTGTTCGCCATCGACTACGCCGAAGTCCGGCTACCCCTCACCCCGGAGCAACTCTCGTTCATCACGCTTCCCTCACGCCCTGGCGACCCTGCGGTTCCCGTCACGCTGACCGACGCCCTCGGCTCCCGGGACCCCGACGAACCGGCAACGCAGTGGCCCGCCAGCATCGTCCGAACCGAAGGCGCTCTCGATGACTCCTCCCGCGAGCTGTTCGCGATCGCCCGCATCGACGATCCCTTTGGACTCGAAAGCAATCGCCCGCCGCTGCGGATCGGCCAGCCGGTGCGCGCCTCGATCGAGGGCAAGACGCTCGACGATGTCTTCGTGCTTCCCCGCCAGGCGCTGCGCGACATCAACCGCATCTACCTCGTCGATCGGGATGAGCCGGCAATCATCCGGACCACGATCGAACCCATTTGGAGCACCGCCGAGGTGATCGTCGTCAAGGAAGGCCTGAAGGCCGGCCAGTGGCTGTCGACCACCCGCCTTCCCTACGCTCCCGACGGCGCGCCGGTCCAAGTCGTGGAGTCGACTTCCGCGGCCACCGCTGAGAGCGAAACTCCGGAGTCCTAA
- the rfbA gene encoding glucose-1-phosphate thymidylyltransferase RfbA — MKGIVLAGGAGTRLYPVTKVLSKQLMPVYDKPMIYYPVSVLMLAGIREILIISTPRDLPFFRELLGDGADLGCSFSYAEQAEPKGLAEAFTIGADFIGSDSVALILGDNIFYGSGFGQLIRQHTNPDGAVIFAAPVQDPERYGVVEFDQERRAVSIEEKPKKPKSHYAVPGLYFYDNEVVEIARSVKPSPRGEVEITSVNQTYLERGRLQVGIFNRGIAWLDTGTFASLNEASTFVRVIEERQGTKIGCIEETAYYSGFIDIDQLRKLAKSYPKSGYRDYILQLCKQP, encoded by the coding sequence ATGAAAGGCATCGTACTCGCAGGCGGCGCCGGCACGCGGCTGTACCCGGTCACCAAGGTGCTCTCGAAGCAGCTGATGCCGGTCTACGACAAACCGATGATCTACTATCCGGTCTCGGTCCTGATGCTCGCCGGCATCCGCGAGATCCTGATCATCTCGACCCCGCGGGATCTGCCGTTCTTCCGCGAGCTGCTCGGCGACGGGGCCGACCTTGGCTGCAGTTTTTCCTACGCCGAGCAAGCCGAACCCAAAGGTCTCGCCGAGGCCTTCACGATCGGCGCCGATTTCATCGGATCGGATTCGGTCGCACTCATTCTTGGCGACAACATCTTCTACGGCTCCGGCTTCGGGCAACTCATCCGGCAGCATACCAACCCGGATGGAGCGGTGATCTTCGCCGCCCCGGTTCAGGACCCCGAGCGCTACGGCGTGGTCGAGTTCGACCAGGAAAGGCGGGCGGTTTCGATCGAGGAAAAGCCGAAGAAGCCGAAGTCCCACTATGCGGTGCCCGGGCTGTATTTCTACGACAACGAGGTCGTCGAGATCGCCCGCAGCGTGAAGCCCTCCCCACGCGGCGAGGTCGAGATCACCTCGGTCAACCAGACCTACCTCGAACGCGGACGTCTTCAGGTCGGCATCTTCAACCGCGGCATCGCGTGGCTCGACACCGGCACCTTCGCTTCGCTCAACGAAGCCTCGACCTTTGTCCGGGTGATCGAGGAGCGGCAGGGCACCAAGATCGGGTGCATCGAGGAGACCGCCTATTACTCCGGCTTCATCGATATCGACCAACTGCGCAAGCTCGCCAAATCCTATCCCAAGAGCGGCTACCGCGACTACATCCTCCAACTCTGCAAGCAGCCATGA
- a CDS encoding efflux transporter outer membrane subunit: protein MRTQCIAALIPLVLTVPGCGPLTFDAPQESAEISAPAYWNSAGQGRDSKISQGWVSEFGDAGMRRAVDQAMSHNQDLAAAQARMREAEYVRIAGRSRVLPQADLTTSGSFSISENGSAASSESERYGITVAASWEADLWGRLRDLNRADDADLAAARATYRGARLSLAASTARAWCNLIAADQQLELAKVTLDSFERNLRISERNYKGTGQGALDVQFGRTNVAAAKRAVESSKLIRGEAARSLETLTGRYPSGSTRAGSELPRLKRTVPAGIPASMIDRRPDLAIARARIYSTAKRADAARKSLLPSFGITASGGTPVSRFADLLNPEWLAASIAGNIAQTLYSGGQLGNQARAALERNRAAVHDYNQTALDAFREVESALATDLSLAEQERFLVTEVEQAALAERQASRDYADGIEGSDILDVLESQRRANNARSSLIRLRNDRLQNRIDLHLALGGDFRTEDR from the coding sequence ATGCGCACACAATGCATCGCCGCGCTCATCCCACTCGTTTTGACGGTTCCCGGCTGCGGGCCGCTGACCTTTGACGCGCCGCAGGAATCGGCCGAAATCAGCGCACCCGCCTACTGGAACAGCGCCGGTCAGGGTCGGGACTCGAAGATCAGCCAAGGCTGGGTTTCGGAATTCGGAGACGCCGGGATGCGACGCGCGGTCGACCAGGCGATGAGCCACAACCAGGACCTGGCGGCCGCCCAGGCCCGGATGCGGGAGGCCGAATATGTGCGCATCGCCGGACGGTCCCGCGTCTTGCCTCAGGCCGACCTGACGACTTCCGGCAGCTTCAGCATCTCCGAGAACGGCTCCGCCGCCTCAAGCGAATCCGAGCGCTACGGCATCACGGTCGCCGCCTCATGGGAGGCCGACCTGTGGGGACGCCTCCGCGATCTGAACCGCGCCGACGACGCCGATCTTGCGGCAGCCCGCGCGACCTACCGTGGCGCCCGGCTCTCGCTGGCCGCCAGCACCGCCCGGGCCTGGTGCAACCTGATCGCCGCCGACCAGCAGCTCGAGCTCGCCAAGGTCACGCTCGACTCGTTCGAGCGGAATCTCCGGATCAGTGAGCGCAACTACAAGGGGACCGGACAGGGCGCGCTCGACGTCCAGTTCGGACGAACCAACGTGGCGGCGGCCAAGCGGGCGGTCGAATCCTCGAAGCTCATCCGAGGCGAGGCCGCGCGTTCCCTGGAAACCCTGACCGGGCGCTACCCGTCCGGTTCGACCCGCGCCGGATCCGAACTTCCAAGGTTGAAGCGCACTGTCCCGGCCGGGATTCCCGCATCGATGATCGACCGCCGACCCGACCTCGCCATCGCCCGTGCCCGGATCTACTCGACCGCCAAGCGTGCCGACGCCGCTCGCAAGAGTCTGCTGCCATCGTTCGGGATCACCGCGTCCGGAGGCACACCCGTTTCCCGCTTCGCCGACCTGCTCAATCCCGAGTGGCTCGCCGCAAGCATCGCGGGCAACATCGCCCAAACCCTCTACTCCGGTGGACAGCTCGGCAATCAGGCGCGGGCAGCCCTCGAGCGCAACCGTGCGGCGGTTCACGACTACAACCAGACGGCGCTCGACGCGTTCCGTGAAGTCGAGTCCGCGCTGGCAACCGACCTCTCCCTCGCCGAGCAGGAGCGCTTTCTTGTCACCGAGGTCGAGCAGGCGGCGTTGGCCGAAAGGCAGGCCTCGCGGGACTACGCCGACGGAATCGAAGGATCGGACATCCTCGACGTGCTGGAATCCCAGCGCCGCGCGAACAACGCCCGCTCCAGCCTGATCCGCCTGCGCAACGACCGGCTCCAGAACCGGATCGACCTCCACCTTGCCCTCGGCGGCGACTTTCGGACAGAGGACCGGTGA
- a CDS encoding sulfotransferase family 2 domain-containing protein has product MISLRHRFLFVHIPKTAGNSIQNILKDYSEDRIVASGNQDGVERFEVRSEGRSLEKHSTLAEYYSELGAEVADGLFKFAVVRNPWDRLISFYFSPHRRETSWSPRKFRKFVEHDVRPLTSYFELENNRGASPFENVDALIRFENLGAEFDEVCEKIGIPKAELPVRNRSDRGRPNEYYDADLSKWVGERFAEEIEFFGWTPPVA; this is encoded by the coding sequence GTGATTTCCCTCCGCCACCGGTTTCTCTTCGTCCACATCCCCAAGACGGCTGGAAACTCGATCCAGAACATCCTCAAGGACTACTCCGAGGACCGGATCGTCGCTTCGGGGAATCAGGACGGTGTCGAGAGGTTCGAAGTTCGCTCGGAGGGACGCTCGCTGGAGAAGCACTCGACTCTTGCGGAGTACTACAGCGAGTTGGGCGCGGAGGTGGCCGACGGCTTGTTCAAGTTCGCGGTCGTGCGTAACCCGTGGGACCGGTTGATCTCGTTCTATTTCTCGCCGCACCGGCGTGAGACCTCGTGGAGCCCGCGGAAGTTCAGGAAGTTTGTCGAACACGATGTCCGGCCGCTGACTTCATACTTCGAACTTGAGAACAATCGCGGTGCCTCTCCATTCGAGAATGTCGATGCGCTGATCCGTTTCGAGAACCTCGGAGCCGAGTTCGACGAGGTCTGTGAGAAGATCGGGATTCCGAAGGCCGAACTTCCGGTGCGGAACCGATCGGACCGCGGTCGGCCCAACGAGTACTACGACGCCGACCTGAGCAAGTGGGTGGGTGAACGCTTCGCCGAAGAGATCGAATTCTTCGGTTGGACGCCGCCGGTTGCCTGA
- the rfbB gene encoding dTDP-glucose 4,6-dehydratase, with translation MKLIVTGGTGFIGSALVRRLVREPGCEVLNLDKLTYAASPESLAEIEDAANYRFRQIDIGDHAAVAEAISEFQPDGILHLAAESHVDRSIEGSREFIETNVLGTHALLEATRAHVSTLNDDAAKRFRFLHVSTDEVYGDLDGTEEKFTETTAYDPRSPYSASKAASDHLVRAWSNTYGLPVLITNCSNNYGPRQFPEKLIPHMILSAIAGKPLPVYGDGAQIRDWLHVDDHVEALWTVFTTGKSGETYNIGGNSERRNLEVVETLCDLLDEVAADRRPAGTSGYRELITFVTDRPGHDRRYAIDTTKIESELGWTPAHTFEQGLRETVEWYLANESWWRHILSGEYQLKRIGSAV, from the coding sequence ATGAAGCTCATTGTCACGGGAGGAACCGGATTCATCGGCAGCGCGCTGGTGAGGCGCCTCGTCCGGGAACCGGGCTGCGAAGTTCTCAATCTCGACAAGCTGACCTACGCCGCGAGTCCCGAGTCGCTGGCCGAAATCGAAGACGCCGCGAACTATCGGTTCAGACAGATCGACATCGGTGACCACGCGGCCGTGGCCGAAGCCATTTCGGAGTTTCAGCCGGACGGAATTCTCCATCTGGCCGCCGAGTCGCATGTCGACCGGTCCATCGAAGGCTCGCGGGAATTCATCGAGACCAATGTTCTCGGTACCCACGCGCTGCTGGAAGCGACCCGGGCGCACGTCTCCACTCTGAACGATGATGCGGCGAAGCGTTTCCGTTTCCTCCACGTGTCGACCGACGAAGTCTACGGCGACCTCGACGGAACCGAGGAGAAGTTCACGGAGACCACCGCTTACGACCCCCGCTCGCCTTACTCGGCCAGCAAGGCGGCGTCCGACCACCTCGTCAGGGCGTGGTCGAACACCTACGGCCTGCCGGTTCTCATCACCAACTGCTCGAACAACTACGGGCCGCGTCAGTTCCCCGAGAAGCTGATCCCCCACATGATCCTGAGCGCCATCGCGGGAAAACCTCTGCCGGTCTACGGCGACGGTGCCCAGATCCGCGACTGGCTGCACGTCGATGACCACGTCGAAGCGCTATGGACCGTCTTCACGACCGGCAAGTCGGGCGAAACCTACAACATCGGCGGCAACAGCGAGCGCCGGAACCTCGAGGTGGTCGAAACGCTCTGCGACCTCCTTGATGAGGTCGCCGCCGACCGGCGTCCGGCCGGCACTTCCGGCTATCGGGAGCTGATCACCTTCGTGACCGACCGGCCGGGTCACGACCGGCGGTATGCCATCGACACCACCAAGATCGAATCGGAGCTCGGGTGGACGCCCGCGCACACCTTCGAACAGGGACTGAGGGAAACCGTGGAATGGTATCTCGCCAACGAGTCATGGTGGCGCCACATCCTCTCCGGCGAATATCAACTCAAACGCATCGGCTCGGCGGTATGA
- a CDS encoding sulfotransferase gives MTRPIFLLSLPRAGSTLLQRLMLASGRCATLGEPSLLLRFLGGDEVIARRATYWESLVETAEADIRKEWPEFDASYREGVAALMQRVYHGLAGGKEWFLDKTPRYTLIAEELRKTFPDAKFVVLWRHPLAVAASICQTYRDGSWCPDEFGIDLHEGLGRLMRFAEAHRESICEVRYEDLVSEPGPVLKRLGDYLGWPELEAAGEEELPASAGGTLGDSTGVKSYSKVSQDSRDKWIGQVDNWYRRAWCRDYWSSIDSAGLGRLGYEMPDEIASPGWWSGGVIKGVGDMLSARRRIRRRIEHPTWLPRFSKEFRRKRGYGVLFR, from the coding sequence ATGACCCGACCGATCTTCTTGCTCTCCCTGCCGCGGGCCGGCTCGACGCTTCTCCAGCGGCTGATGCTGGCGAGCGGGCGGTGCGCGACCCTTGGCGAGCCGAGCCTGCTGCTGCGTTTTCTCGGCGGCGACGAGGTGATCGCCCGGCGGGCGACCTACTGGGAGTCGCTGGTCGAAACGGCCGAGGCCGACATCCGCAAGGAATGGCCGGAGTTCGATGCGAGCTATCGGGAAGGGGTGGCGGCACTGATGCAGCGGGTTTACCACGGACTTGCGGGAGGCAAGGAGTGGTTTCTCGACAAGACCCCGCGCTACACGCTCATCGCGGAAGAGCTTCGGAAGACCTTCCCGGATGCGAAGTTCGTGGTCCTGTGGCGGCACCCGCTGGCGGTCGCGGCCTCGATTTGCCAGACCTACCGCGACGGCAGCTGGTGCCCTGACGAGTTCGGGATCGACCTGCATGAAGGGCTTGGCCGGCTGATGCGGTTCGCGGAAGCCCATCGGGAATCGATTTGCGAAGTCCGCTACGAGGATCTGGTGAGCGAACCCGGCCCGGTGTTGAAGCGCCTTGGTGATTACCTTGGCTGGCCGGAACTTGAGGCGGCAGGTGAAGAGGAATTGCCTGCGTCGGCTGGCGGCACCTTGGGTGATTCGACCGGCGTGAAGAGCTACTCGAAAGTTTCCCAAGACAGCCGGGACAAGTGGATCGGGCAGGTCGACAATTGGTACCGTCGCGCTTGGTGCCGCGACTACTGGAGCTCGATCGATTCGGCCGGCCTCGGTCGCCTCGGTTATGAGATGCCGGATGAGATCGCGTCCCCGGGTTGGTGGTCGGGCGGGGTCATAAAGGGCGTCGGCGACATGCTCTCGGCGAGGCGTCGCATCCGCAGGCGGATCGAGCATCCGACGTGGCTCCCAAGGTTTTCGAAGGAGTTCCGCCGGAAGAGGGGCTACGGCGTCCTGTTCCGGTGA
- a CDS encoding LysM peptidoglycan-binding domain-containing protein has product MKTFARFAVLPALAFGSLVDAGEISVTELQQRCDEQERQIRNLELENQRLRSRLGEITPAPDLAPVSTEEKEETVTPPETTRTEPAAPIHVIRSGESLSKIAKQHGTTTAVLAKLNGIKNPGMIREGQRLKLPADTSVASESSKVDTVEGTHRVKSGETFYSIARTYGLSVDRLQESNPGVDYRSLRVGQELKLSARKAPEPTESALTEVARTEDPAGADEASQTVMNRPVVRRVRVTDQISFGDFAKQHGMDPGKLNALNGLHLEPKTPLATGSELYVSAQPLE; this is encoded by the coding sequence ATGAAGACGTTCGCACGGTTTGCCGTTCTCCCGGCCCTCGCCTTCGGTTCTCTGGTCGATGCCGGGGAAATCAGCGTTACCGAACTCCAGCAACGTTGCGACGAGCAGGAGCGCCAGATTCGGAACCTCGAACTCGAGAATCAGCGCCTGCGTTCCCGCCTCGGCGAGATCACTCCGGCACCCGACCTCGCGCCGGTCTCTACCGAGGAAAAGGAGGAGACCGTGACGCCGCCCGAAACGACCCGAACCGAGCCCGCAGCGCCGATCCATGTCATCCGCAGCGGCGAGTCGCTCTCCAAGATCGCCAAGCAGCACGGCACCACCACCGCAGTCCTGGCCAAGCTGAACGGCATCAAGAACCCGGGCATGATTCGCGAAGGCCAGCGACTCAAGCTGCCGGCCGACACGAGCGTCGCCTCGGAGTCATCGAAGGTTGATACCGTCGAGGGCACCCATCGCGTGAAGTCGGGTGAGACCTTCTACTCGATCGCCCGTACTTACGGGCTGAGTGTGGACCGCCTCCAAGAGTCGAATCCGGGCGTCGATTACCGCAGCCTTCGGGTCGGACAGGAACTCAAGCTCAGCGCCCGCAAGGCACCGGAGCCCACCGAAAGCGCCCTTACCGAAGTCGCACGGACTGAGGATCCGGCCGGGGCCGACGAGGCCAGTCAGACGGTCATGAACCGCCCCGTCGTCCGTCGCGTGCGGGTGACAGACCAGATTTCCTTCGGCGACTTCGCCAAGCAGCACGGCATGGATCCGGGCAAGCTCAATGCTCTCAACGGCCTCCATCTCGAGCCGAAGACCCCTCTTGCAACCGGTTCGGAACTCTACGTTTCCGCTCAGCCTTTGGAGTAG
- a CDS encoding DegT/DnrJ/EryC1/StrS family aminotransferase → MSRISEVTEPHMPPLDDYVRLLEGIWERRHLTNGGPLMVEFEGLLKKASGSDRPLHCVANGGLALQLTIKAMGLGGEVVTTPYSYVATTSCPLWEGLTPVFADIDASTLNIDPAAVEAAITPQTEAVLATHVFGNPCDVAALEAICERHGLALIYDAAHAFGVRHAGRSILDYGDASIVSLHATKVIHSVEGGFVTTRDPAAAGRIEWMRRFGHNGQEAYHGVGINAKMSELHAAMGICLLRQADAVFESRKALIARYLKGLPEIDGARFAFDLAADTEWNHCYFPVRFETEEQLLAAMTRLDAAGFGTRRYFHPSLDQCGLEGSAEASCPVARDVAARILCLPLSTRLELEHVDRILDAVHPPRSAHA, encoded by the coding sequence ATGAGTCGGATCTCGGAAGTAACGGAGCCCCACATGCCGCCGCTCGACGACTACGTGCGCCTGCTCGAAGGCATCTGGGAACGAAGGCACCTGACCAACGGCGGCCCCCTCATGGTCGAGTTCGAGGGATTGCTCAAGAAGGCGTCGGGCAGCGACCGCCCCCTCCACTGCGTGGCCAACGGCGGGCTCGCCCTGCAGCTGACCATCAAGGCGATGGGCCTCGGCGGCGAAGTCGTCACCACACCCTACTCATACGTGGCAACCACCTCCTGCCCGCTGTGGGAAGGACTGACCCCGGTGTTCGCCGACATCGACGCATCCACTTTGAACATCGACCCGGCCGCGGTCGAAGCCGCGATCACACCGCAAACTGAGGCGGTGCTCGCGACCCATGTGTTCGGCAACCCCTGTGATGTTGCCGCTCTGGAAGCCATCTGCGAGCGCCACGGACTCGCGCTGATCTACGATGCCGCCCACGCATTCGGCGTCCGCCATGCCGGCAGGAGCATCCTCGACTATGGTGACGCCTCGATCGTCAGCCTCCATGCAACGAAGGTAATCCACTCGGTCGAGGGCGGTTTCGTCACGACACGCGACCCGGCGGCCGCAGGAAGGATCGAGTGGATGCGGCGCTTCGGCCACAACGGCCAAGAAGCCTACCATGGCGTCGGGATCAACGCGAAGATGTCCGAACTGCATGCCGCGATGGGCATCTGCTTACTGCGACAGGCGGATGCCGTTTTCGAATCCCGGAAGGCGCTGATCGCGCGCTACCTCAAGGGCCTCCCTGAAATCGACGGTGCGCGTTTCGCCTTCGATCTCGCGGCCGACACCGAGTGGAATCACTGCTACTTCCCGGTCCGATTCGAGACGGAGGAACAACTGCTCGCCGCCATGACCCGGCTCGATGCGGCAGGCTTCGGCACCCGGAGGTACTTCCACCCGTCGCTCGACCAGTGCGGTCTCGAAGGATCCGCCGAAGCCTCCTGCCCCGTCGCCCGGGACGTCGCCGCCCGCATCCTCTGTCTCCCGCTGTCGACCCGGTTGGAGCTGGAACATGTCGACCGCATCCTAGACGCCGTTCATCCGCCCCGCTCCGCCCACGCCTGA